The genomic window CATGATGGCCGCGATGCTCTACATCTCGGAGGCCAGGTTCAGCCACATCCTCATTCTCTTCGGCGTGATCGCCCTCGCTGCGTCTGCCGTGCTGATCACCGAGGAGTACAGGATCGACCGGGTCAGGGGATGGATCAATCCCGAGGCGGGCATCAGCGACAACAACTTCCAGACCCAGCAGTCCAGCATAGCTCTCGGCAGCGGCGGCCTGCTGGGCAGGGGGCTGGGCCACGGGAGGCAGCAGAGGGGCTTCCTGCCGGAGGTCTTCTCCGACTTCATCCTCGCCGTGATAGGGGAGGAGACGGGCCTGATCGGGACCACCCTGGTCCTGTCGGCCTTCTGCGTTCTTCTGTGGACGGGCTTCCGCATAGCCGAGCGGGCCGACGACATCTTCGGGTCGATTCTCGCCGGCGGGATAACCGCATCGGTTGCCCTCGGCAGCTTCCTCCACTTCGCGGTGGTCACCAGGCTGCTGCCGGCGACCGGTATCACGCTGCCCCTGATATCGTGGGGCGGGACGAGCATCGTCTTCACGCTCATCGAGCTGGCCGCGGCCGCAAGGATATCGGCGGAGGCCCGCAGGTGAACCCCTTCCTGCTGGCCGGAGGCGGCACCGGGGGGCACATATCCCCGGCGCTGGCCGTGGCCGAGGCTCTGGAGAA from Candidatus Fermentibacter sp. includes these protein-coding regions:
- a CDS encoding FtsW/RodA/SpoVE family cell cycle protein → MNLPPMGRDGRILATTALVLIVIGILAVYSASSFASMRVFGNSHHYVTGHLLRILFGLASALLVYAAGPRAWKAVAWPLYAFSIACLIPTALSLSPIAPVVNGSSRWLVLGGFRFMPSELARLSYVLLTATLISKGQISGRSPRGFLSLVALAFVPAVLTVSQPDFAGCLYMLAMMAAMLYISEARFSHILILFGVIALAASAVLITEEYRIDRVRGWINPEAGISDNNFQTQQSSIALGSGGLLGRGLGHGRQQRGFLPEVFSDFILAVIGEETGLIGTTLVLSAFCVLLWTGFRIAERADDIFGSILAGGITASVALGSFLHFAVVTRLLPATGITLPLISWGGTSIVFTLIELAAAARISAEARR